The nucleotide sequence CCGACGCCAGAATCCTACCGAATTCAAGAAAGCCCAGCGGCGATAGGGAGTTCAAGCTGCGTTTTCGCTCAATGACCGGGTAGTAGATGTTCCGTCGACTACTCGCCGACCGGGGATCGGCCGTCGGGGGATGATTTCAACGGGCTGGGTGGCTCGTGTGCGCAGGAGATCTGGCCGGCCCTGCGAATCTGGTACCAGCCTCTGAGTTAGCCTCGACAAGAGGCTGGCGGAGGCGAGATGAAGCGAGCGCGATTTTCGGAAGAGCAGATCATCGGGATTCTGAAGGCGGCGGAAGCCGCCGGGAACATCCGGGCGGTGTGCCAAGAGAACAACATCACGGAGCAGACCTTCTATCGATGGCGGCGGAAGTTTGGCGGGATGGACGTTTCGGAAGCGAAGAAGCTTCGGGAGCTCGAACGTGAGAACTCCGAGCTGAAGAAGATGGTGGCTGACCTGTCGCTGGACATTCGGATGCTCAAGGAGATCAACTCGAAAAAATGGTGAGCCTGGCGGAGCGGCGACGTGCAGCGGAGCACCTGGAGCAGGAGTTCGCAGCGAGCGAACGGCGAGCCTGCCAGGTGATCGAGATCGCGCGGAGCACGAAGCGTCGTCCGTCAGGCCGTACTGAAGAAGTCGAGTTGGTTGCTGCCGTTCATCGGTTGTCGGAGCGGTATCCGCGCTTCGGATACCGCAAGATCTTTCACCGACTCCAGATGGAGGGATGGCGCGTGGGGCGGGAACGTGTTCGCCTACTGAGACGTCGAGAGGGGCTGAGAGTGCCGAGGAAGGGCCCGAAACGGCGACGGCGTGGATCGAGCACAACCGGCCCCACAGAAGCTCTCCATCCGAACCATGTGTGGAGCTACGACTTCGTGGCGGATCAGACGGTCGAGGGGCGAACGCTTCGCTTCCTAACGGTGATCGATGAGCACACGCGCCAGGGCTTGTGGATCGAGTGCGCCCGTCATCTCACTTCGGTGGATGTGGTTCGCGTTCTCGACCAGCTCGTCGAGTTGCACGGCCCGCCGGGGGTCGTGAAGAGTGACAACGGAAGCGAGTTCGTGGCCAAGAAAGTCCAGGAGTGGATCGAGAACCAAGGCATCGATGCTCGGTTCATCGACCCGGGGAGCCCTTGGCAGAACGGCCACAACGAGAGCTTCAACGGCGTCTTCCGCGATGGCTGCCTGAACCGCTGGCTCTTCGAGTCGGTGCGGGAAGCTCGAGAAGCCTCGGAAGCGTGGCTCCTCGAGTACAACGAAGAGCGACCCCATGGGTCGCTGGGCGGGCTGACGCCCGTCTCGTTCTTCGAACGAGTGAAGAACCAGGAAAGGGAAGCCGCCTGATGGTCAGGCACGATCCCTAACCCCACGGCTGGTACCGGCTCGTTGG is from bacterium and encodes:
- a CDS encoding transposase, which codes for MKRARFSEEQIIGILKAAEAAGNIRAVCQENNITEQTFYRWRRKFGGMDVSEAKKLRELERENSELKKMVADLSLDIRMLKEINSKKW
- a CDS encoding IS3 family transposase, giving the protein MVSLAERRRAAEHLEQEFAASERRACQVIEIARSTKRRPSGRTEEVELVAAVHRLSERYPRFGYRKIFHRLQMEGWRVGRERVRLLRRREGLRVPRKGPKRRRRGSSTTGPTEALHPNHVWSYDFVADQTVEGRTLRFLTVIDEHTRQGLWIECARHLTSVDVVRVLDQLVELHGPPGVVKSDNGSEFVAKKVQEWIENQGIDARFIDPGSPWQNGHNESFNGVFRDGCLNRWLFESVREAREASEAWLLEYNEERPHGSLGGLTPVSFFERVKNQEREAA